A window of Yoonia sp. SS1-5 genomic DNA:
CCGCGACAAGTTGCGACCAAACCCCCAATCCTTGTTTAAGTGAAATCTGCTTTGCCAAATTACATTCAACGAAAGTGGTCTGCGCTTTGGGACGACCCTTGTTCAAATCCTTGCACATCTCTCACAAAGACCTCTACGGCCCCGCCGGCAGTCCCAGCGCCTTGTCGGCCTTTGCCGTCTGGGCCAGCAAAAAGGCCTGCATCTCGGACCGTAATGCTATCTGCTGCGCTGCATCCATCTTACGTGGCACTTCTGACGGAAACCGCGAGAACACGACCGACCCTTTTGTAAAGGGCAGCGGCACCAGCATCCTGTCCCAACTGTCCACCCGCTTGGCCCGCTGCGTGGCAAAGGCATAACTGAACACCGGTCGCCCGGTGGCCCGCGCCCAGTCGATTGGCGGGTCCTTCATGATCAGGGCAGGGCCTTCGGGCCCATCTGCCGTGATCCCGATACTGGTGCCTTCTTTCACCTGCTTCATGATCTGGCGTGATGTGGCCCGGTTGGATCGCTTTTCGCGCATCTCGAAGGGTTGCAGCCCTTGTTGGCGTTGCATCGCCCCGACGACGCGTCCAATGGGCGAACTGGTGTGGATGCTGGATAGCTGCCCGTCTTTGACCGGCCAGTGAAACGGACCCATCAGCAACCGGCTATGCCAAACGACCAGAATGATTGGTCCATCCGCAAGTGCGGCCTTTAACGCGTCCAGCCCCTGAATGTCCCAGCGTGTTGTCCGGTAGCACAGCCCGAAGTAACAGCGCGCGACAAACCCCAGTATCCAGGCGAGCGTCTTGGATTTTTCGAGCCGTTTGCGCAGCGACATGAGAACCGGGCCTTCATCCAGCAATTGTCCGCCCTGTTTCAACATTTCTTGGGGTGATGACAAGCCTGCCGCGTGTTCACTCTTGAACCGCTCCGCAATTCGGACTAACCCAACACCCGGTCATAGGGGTATAGCTCAGTTGGTAGAGCGGCGGTCTCCAAAACCGTAGGTCCCGGGTTCAAGTCCTGGTGCCCCTGCCAGACCAGATCACCGCCCGCCGGAGGATCGTTGTTTTCCCATGCATATCGCCAAGGATCGGCTGAGCATCGCGTTTCACGTGGGCGCCCATAAAACCGCAACGTCCCATCTGCAGCGGTCGCTGCGCGCGGCGTCTGATGCGTTGGCAGATCAGGGCGTGATGTATTACGGCCCCGATCATTTCCGGTTGCCCGGTCGGTCGCTGCCTGCGCTATTTGGCCAGAAAGCCACCCAGAAACGCGCCCCTGCCGATCAACTGGATCTGCTGCGCAAGGGCGGTCACCGGCTGATCATCAGCGAAGAGAATTTCATGGGCGTTCTGAACAGTCCGCGCCGCCGCCCCGTCAAGATGCGCTACCCCGAGGCCGGACGCCGCGTTGCCGACATCGCAACTGCCGTGGATGTTGGCGGGCTGGATGTCTTTCTGAGCATCCGGAATCCCGCGACCTTTCTGAACTCTGCCTATTGTCA
This region includes:
- a CDS encoding DUF374 domain-containing protein, with translation MLKQGGQLLDEGPVLMSLRKRLEKSKTLAWILGFVARCYFGLCYRTTRWDIQGLDALKAALADGPIILVVWHSRLLMGPFHWPVKDGQLSSIHTSSPIGRVVGAMQRQQGLQPFEMREKRSNRATSRQIMKQVKEGTSIGITADGPEGPALIMKDPPIDWARATGRPVFSYAFATQRAKRVDSWDRMLVPLPFTKGSVVFSRFPSEVPRKMDAAQQIALRSEMQAFLLAQTAKADKALGLPAGP